The genomic interval GCACCAGTTCCAGCATACCCAGGAACAGGAAAATGGCATGTACCCTGTCCCGGCACAGATCGAAGATCTTTTCGAAAGCAAGTGTCTTTTCCTTGCTGGCCAGGTCGATCATATATTCACGGGATCCTTCCATGGTGTAGTCATACTTATATACGACGTGCTGTGGCTTGTTTTCCCGCTGTTTTACGCGCTGCATCACCTTTTCGAAGGTCTTGGTCAGCTTAAAGAGCGTCAGGGTCTGTACTTCCGTTCCTTCGCTGGTAGCTTCCCCGATGGCGGCCAGTTCTTTGGCAATATTGCCCCGTTTGATCTGTAACATGCGTTCTGCTTCCCGCTCTGCCAGTTCTGCTGCTGCCTGTTTGAAACGCTTGTATTCCAGTATCTTATCGATCAATTCCTGGCGGGGGTCTATTTCCAGGCCCTGTTCATCCAGTTCCTTGCGTGGCAGCAGCATTTTAGCCTTGATACGCATCAGGGTAGACACGAAAAGGATAAATTCGCTGGCCAGCTCGATGTTCAGGGACTCCAGATGATGTATATAATCCAGGAAATCCTGGGTAATGGTCGTGATAGGAATATTATAAATGTCCAGCTCGTCTCTCTCTATAAAGAAGAGCAAC from Chitinophaga filiformis carries:
- a CDS encoding segregation and condensation protein A; this translates as MNDNSYKIKLPQFEGPFDLLLFFIERDELDIYNIPITTITQDFLDYIHHLESLNIELASEFILFVSTLMRIKAKMLLPRKELDEQGLEIDPRQELIDKILEYKRFKQAAAELAEREAERMLQIKRGNIAKELAAIGEATSEGTEVQTLTLFKLTKTFEKVMQRVKQRENKPQHVVYKYDYTMEGSREYMIDLASKEKTLAFEKIFDLCRDRVHAIFLFLGMLELVQMKYLGIMVGEGRNNFIIDYIEPEDREVEVPGTFE